A stretch of the Sulfolobus acidocaldarius SUSAZ genome encodes the following:
- a CDS encoding 3-hydroxyacyl-CoA dehydrogenase, translated as MKVEDIKKILVIGAGTMGHGIAELAAIAGYQVYLSDVSQDILNNAMDKVKWSLTKLKERGAIKEDVETVLQRIKPVVGLDKTVSDADFSIEAITEKIDVKRQTFAKLDELLPPHAILATNTSSLPVSKIAEATKRPDKVVGMHYFNPPALMPLVEVMKGDKTSDETAKVTYELAKKLGKQPIMINKDIPGYVVNRILGGINIASCIVVEKKLADIKEVDAVARYKLGFPMGVFELLDYTGIDVAYYISKSREELGVKDDIPICSLIVEKFKNNELGVKSGKGFYTYPGPGKYVKPELPKELAEKLNPALIIAPAVNEAARLVRENIASKEDVDLGTVLGLGFQKGILKLADEVGIDNVVNSLLELKKLTEISSFNPDPLLTEMVSQGKVGMKSGSGFFEYGKIQQKTLKTLILRVEPPLAWIVLNRPERLNALSQELMSELDKVLDELEFNNDVRVVIITGNGRAFSAGADVTSFTTLRPIDVVRYRYMKNVIYKIQLYTKPVIAAINGFALGGGLELAMACDIRIASNLAQLGQPEINIGIIPGAGGTQRLPRLIGKGRAKLLIYTGDMIPAEEAYKMGLVDQVVQANKFEEEVRRVALKIAEKSPLSLLAAKLAVELGYEANIWTGQELESALFGLLFTTEDVKEGVRAFLERRKPQFKGE; from the coding sequence ATGAAAGTAGAAGACATTAAGAAAATACTCGTCATCGGAGCAGGAACTATGGGTCATGGGATAGCGGAACTAGCAGCCATAGCAGGTTATCAAGTATATCTAAGTGATGTCTCTCAAGACATATTAAATAATGCAATGGACAAAGTCAAATGGAGTCTTACAAAGTTAAAGGAAAGAGGGGCAATAAAGGAGGACGTAGAGACAGTACTCCAGAGGATAAAGCCTGTAGTTGGATTGGATAAGACAGTCAGTGATGCCGATTTTTCCATTGAAGCAATAACAGAGAAAATAGATGTAAAGAGACAGACATTTGCAAAATTAGACGAGTTATTACCACCTCATGCAATACTGGCAACTAATACCAGTAGTCTACCAGTTTCCAAAATAGCTGAGGCTACAAAGAGACCTGATAAGGTAGTTGGAATGCACTACTTTAATCCCCCTGCACTTATGCCTCTAGTTGAAGTGATGAAGGGCGACAAGACCAGTGATGAGACTGCAAAGGTAACATATGAGTTAGCAAAGAAATTAGGAAAACAGCCTATAATGATAAACAAAGATATTCCTGGATACGTTGTAAACAGGATTTTAGGAGGAATAAATATCGCATCGTGCATAGTAGTTGAGAAGAAGCTAGCTGACATAAAGGAAGTCGATGCTGTTGCAAGATATAAACTAGGTTTCCCAATGGGAGTATTTGAACTCCTAGATTACACTGGTATAGATGTTGCGTACTACATTTCAAAATCAAGGGAAGAACTAGGAGTGAAAGACGATATACCAATCTGCTCACTGATAGTTGAAAAGTTCAAGAACAATGAGTTGGGTGTTAAAAGTGGTAAGGGATTTTATACCTATCCAGGTCCAGGTAAGTACGTTAAGCCTGAATTGCCTAAAGAGCTGGCAGAGAAGTTAAACCCAGCTTTAATTATTGCGCCAGCAGTAAATGAAGCTGCTAGATTAGTGAGAGAGAATATAGCCAGTAAAGAGGATGTAGACTTAGGTACAGTTCTTGGTCTAGGATTCCAGAAAGGTATACTGAAATTAGCTGATGAGGTGGGAATAGATAACGTTGTGAATTCACTGTTAGAGTTAAAGAAATTAACAGAAATAAGTTCATTTAATCCAGATCCACTGTTGACAGAAATGGTCTCTCAAGGCAAAGTCGGAATGAAGTCAGGCTCAGGATTCTTTGAGTACGGGAAGATTCAACAAAAGACACTGAAAACCTTAATACTTAGAGTTGAACCTCCCTTAGCCTGGATAGTCTTAAATAGACCAGAGAGACTTAACGCATTAAGCCAAGAATTAATGAGTGAACTGGACAAGGTTTTGGACGAGTTGGAGTTCAATAATGATGTCCGAGTGGTCATTATCACTGGTAATGGTAGAGCATTTTCTGCAGGTGCTGATGTAACGTCATTTACTACACTGAGACCAATTGATGTTGTGAGATACAGGTATATGAAAAACGTCATCTACAAGATTCAACTTTATACCAAGCCAGTTATCGCTGCTATAAATGGATTTGCCCTAGGCGGAGGACTTGAACTGGCAATGGCGTGCGATATCAGAATAGCATCTAATTTAGCCCAATTAGGTCAGCCTGAGATCAATATCGGAATAATTCCCGGGGCTGGTGGGACACAAAGACTTCCAAGATTAATAGGTAAAGGAAGAGCGAAGTTACTTATTTACACTGGTGATATGATCCCTGCAGAAGAAGCGTATAAAATGGGTCTAGTTGATCAGGTCGTTCAGGCAAACAAATTTGAGGAGGAAGTTAGGAGAGTAGCATTAAAGATTGCAGAGAAGTCTCCGTTATCACTATTAGCTGCCAAATTAGCTGTGGAGTTAGGTTATGAGGCTAATATATGGACTGGACAGGAATTAGAGTCTGCCTTATTTGGACTGTTATTCACAACAGAGGATGTAAAAGAAGGAGTAAGGGCTTTCTTAGAGAGGAGAAAGCCACAGTTTAAAGGAGAATAA
- a CDS encoding beta-lactamase yields MITTLSLPMPGPLKHINSYVIRDGDDTLLIDTGLPIEDDAVILKEFIEKSGYPDYVLITHYHPDHIGQARLFKKSRILLNQEELQFITDVIEGVHEREMKDYLLRNGFPENFLQRIFSQRAFFKELLTDIEFEGVKDGDKIVIGSNEAEVIWTPGHTVGHSCVKYGENLFCGDHILPNVTPNVSLHAPYDDPLGRYLNSLDKIEKLEIKTIYPAHGEPFTNVKERIEEIKKHHFHRLQEIIDILEKKGRVSAFEIAMNISWYRKWDELSNFDKQLAMGETMAHIKYLLYRDKIKEINDGTSIIYTL; encoded by the coding sequence ATGATAACAACACTAAGCCTGCCAATGCCTGGTCCCCTAAAACACATTAATTCTTACGTTATAAGGGACGGAGATGATACATTGCTTATCGACACGGGTCTTCCCATAGAGGATGATGCGGTAATCTTGAAGGAATTTATTGAAAAGAGTGGTTATCCTGACTATGTACTTATAACCCACTATCATCCAGATCATATAGGGCAGGCTAGGCTATTTAAAAAAAGCAGAATTTTACTTAACCAGGAAGAACTACAATTTATTACTGATGTCATAGAGGGAGTACATGAAAGAGAAATGAAGGATTACCTATTACGGAATGGTTTCCCAGAAAATTTTCTGCAGAGAATTTTCAGTCAAAGGGCTTTCTTTAAAGAACTTCTAACTGACATAGAATTTGAGGGTGTAAAAGACGGAGATAAGATAGTAATAGGAAGTAATGAGGCTGAAGTTATTTGGACTCCAGGACATACAGTAGGTCACTCATGTGTGAAATACGGGGAAAACCTATTTTGTGGAGACCATATCCTACCGAATGTCACACCCAATGTTTCGCTTCACGCTCCATATGACGATCCCTTAGGTAGGTATTTGAATAGTCTTGATAAGATAGAGAAGTTGGAGATAAAAACAATTTACCCTGCCCACGGAGAACCATTTACTAACGTTAAAGAGAGAATAGAAGAGATTAAGAAGCATCACTTCCATAGACTTCAAGAAATAATTGATATCTTGGAAAAGAAGGGTAGAGTTAGTGCCTTTGAGATAGCAATGAATATTTCCTGGTACAGGAAGTGGGATGAGTTATCAAACTTTGATAAGCAGTTGGCAATGGGCGAAACTATGGCTCATATAAAGTACCTCCTATACAGGGATAAAATTAAGGAGATAAATGACGGAACTTCTATAATTTATACACTTTAA
- a CDS encoding fatty-acid-CoA ligase gives MIKGIPSTVNDEWQLNLHKIIEYASKVHGEREIISDRRFQGGLLHNLNYRKIFHRISSFTNSLEKELNAKAGDIIGILGWNDHRYFESFFTIPSLGAVLLELNIRLHPADLLYILKHTKAKGLLVDDSLLPLAEALSKEYNFDYTIVMSDRPLEEIKTSVRNAFGYEELVKSGSPNRKFEEVDEKSTAFAAFTTGTTGLPKGVFYSHRSVVLHALNISRDLKPSDVILQAVPFFHVHGWGTQFAGAITGCKQIFPGRPTVDSMVEHILNHKVTRTAAVPTVVLELLRRIETMDPKPNLAGLRLGIGGAEPPSALVSALAKHGIETGQGYGATETGPVVVAAVAKPEFEQLPVEEKFKRLKQGLILFGVEVKVVDPVSGEELPWDGKSVGEIWFRGPWIAKSYHNDPRSAESFTSDGWWKSKDLGVVDPLGYVKLVDRLKDVVKSGGEWISSIDLENFLMAHPYVREASVVGVPHPKWGERPLAVVSLKPEYQSKDKEEVKKELKEHLLKRFAKWQLPDDIVFVDEIPKTSVGKFRKEELRNRYKDYYMKQ, from the coding sequence ATGATAAAAGGAATTCCCTCCACAGTAAATGATGAATGGCAACTGAACTTACATAAAATAATCGAATATGCCTCTAAAGTCCACGGAGAAAGAGAAATAATCTCTGACAGAAGATTTCAAGGTGGACTACTCCACAACTTAAATTATAGAAAAATTTTCCATAGAATATCAAGCTTCACAAACTCTCTTGAAAAGGAACTTAATGCAAAAGCCGGTGATATTATAGGTATATTGGGTTGGAACGATCACAGGTATTTTGAGTCATTCTTCACTATCCCATCACTTGGAGCAGTGTTATTGGAATTAAACATTAGACTTCACCCTGCAGACCTATTATACATTTTAAAACACACTAAGGCAAAGGGTCTTCTGGTTGACGATTCATTACTTCCATTGGCCGAGGCTCTATCTAAGGAGTATAATTTCGACTACACTATTGTCATGAGTGACAGACCTTTAGAGGAAATCAAGACAAGTGTAAGGAATGCGTTTGGTTATGAAGAATTAGTGAAGTCCGGCTCACCCAACAGAAAATTTGAAGAGGTAGATGAAAAGTCTACGGCATTTGCTGCATTTACTACTGGGACTACAGGTCTACCAAAGGGTGTATTTTACTCCCATAGGTCAGTGGTACTCCATGCGTTAAACATATCTAGAGATCTTAAACCATCAGATGTGATATTACAAGCAGTTCCGTTCTTCCATGTCCATGGTTGGGGTACTCAGTTTGCTGGTGCAATTACTGGTTGTAAGCAGATATTTCCTGGTAGACCAACTGTTGACTCCATGGTTGAGCACATTTTAAATCATAAAGTCACGAGAACTGCAGCAGTACCTACTGTAGTTCTAGAATTATTAAGACGAATAGAGACGATGGATCCTAAACCAAATTTAGCCGGCTTAAGACTAGGTATTGGGGGAGCGGAGCCTCCATCAGCTTTAGTTTCTGCCTTGGCGAAACACGGTATTGAGACGGGACAAGGATATGGTGCTACTGAGACAGGACCGGTAGTTGTAGCAGCGGTAGCTAAGCCTGAATTCGAGCAATTACCTGTTGAGGAGAAGTTCAAGAGGCTGAAACAAGGATTGATACTGTTTGGTGTCGAGGTAAAAGTAGTTGATCCTGTATCAGGAGAGGAGCTCCCATGGGATGGTAAGAGTGTGGGTGAAATCTGGTTTAGGGGACCGTGGATCGCTAAGTCATACCATAATGATCCGAGGAGTGCAGAGTCTTTTACTAGTGATGGATGGTGGAAAAGTAAAGATTTAGGTGTTGTTGATCCTTTGGGCTATGTTAAACTAGTTGACAGGTTAAAAGACGTGGTTAAAAGCGGTGGTGAGTGGATTAGTAGTATTGATTTGGAGAACTTTTTGATGGCTCATCCTTATGTTAGGGAGGCTAGTGTTGTTGGTGTTCCTCATCCTAAGTGGGGTGAGAGACCATTAGCTGTGGTCTCACTTAAACCTGAGTATCAAAGTAAGGATAAGGAAGAGGTAAAGAAAGAGTTGAAGGAACATCTTTTGAAGAGGTTTGCAAAGTGGCAGTTACCAGATGATATTGTCTTTGTTGACGAAATACCTAAAACCAGTGTTGGTAAGTTCAGGAAGGAGGAATTGAGAAACAGGTATAAGGACTATTACATGAAACAATAG
- a CDS encoding ribonucleotide-diphosphate reductase subunit beta encodes MVLNFEEYKHTYFKSIKKGGIDWSLFPMKLYQLGKKLFWDPSTINLTQDRVDWDKLRDIDKFLMVNVTSKFGAGEEAVALDLHPLIVTFVKEGRVEEVMYLEQFIFEEAKHVEAFRRFLDAVDVKEDLVELTKDVSPNYAKIFYEELPKAMWNLNRDPSPENQVRAAVTYNLVVEGVAAEGGYNIFKYITRTFNIFPGLAKMVNYIATDESRHIAFGTYLIARLIKEGGESVYKAAMEHINYLGPYAVGIFSEPNVPQGVEIPLKLNPEVTVEYAKKLLNVRIQAIQRAKELKLEMLTPKDLDVVETL; translated from the coding sequence ATGGTATTAAATTTCGAAGAATACAAACATACGTATTTTAAGTCAATAAAGAAAGGAGGGATTGATTGGTCTCTATTTCCCATGAAGTTGTACCAGCTAGGCAAAAAACTATTTTGGGATCCATCAACAATTAATCTTACCCAGGACAGAGTTGACTGGGATAAGCTAAGGGATATAGATAAGTTTCTTATGGTTAATGTAACATCTAAGTTCGGTGCAGGCGAAGAGGCAGTAGCCCTTGATCTACATCCCTTGATTGTCACATTTGTTAAAGAAGGCAGAGTAGAGGAGGTTATGTATTTAGAGCAGTTTATTTTTGAGGAAGCGAAACATGTAGAGGCTTTTAGGAGGTTCTTGGACGCAGTTGATGTTAAGGAAGACTTGGTGGAACTAACTAAGGATGTTTCACCAAACTACGCAAAGATATTTTATGAGGAGCTCCCAAAGGCAATGTGGAATTTGAATAGAGACCCGTCCCCTGAGAACCAAGTTAGAGCAGCAGTAACATATAATCTTGTGGTAGAGGGGGTTGCTGCTGAAGGTGGATACAATATTTTCAAGTACATAACAAGGACATTTAATATATTTCCAGGACTAGCAAAAATGGTGAATTATATAGCTACCGATGAGTCAAGGCATATAGCCTTTGGGACATATCTCATTGCAAGGCTCATAAAAGAAGGAGGAGAGAGTGTATACAAGGCTGCAATGGAACACATTAACTACTTGGGACCATACGCTGTGGGAATATTTTCAGAGCCTAATGTACCACAAGGGGTGGAGATACCTCTGAAACTCAACCCAGAAGTCACCGTTGAGTACGCTAAAAAACTATTGAATGTGAGAATTCAGGCTATCCAGAGAGCTAAGGAATTGAAGTTAGAGATGCTTACACCAAAAGATTTAGATGTAGTTGAGACTTTATAA
- a CDS encoding acyl-CoA dehydrogenase, with amino-acid sequence MLLDPTFEMSDDVKLILGSIKELLDSKWDTKKFRSVLEGNRELTEQLWKDIIKLEILPYISNSPLRDAVIINELIGSRLLPGIIASSIVASRGIKNKDILDKLFSGEVKIALSDSNYVPAADQADLILVDNTIVKRKDAELKSFNSLDNSMKISEVKHNAGENVQVNNAEMSILFASQMLGHGQEVLNMGVKYSKERIAFGKPIGSYQAIKHRVVNDAVDVELVRSIILEASDNIKYVWLAKELANKKIPKVILSGIQVHGGIGFTDDMDIHLHLKRSLTLSKIYNGKVDISEFLQSL; translated from the coding sequence ATGTTACTGGATCCCACATTCGAAATGAGCGATGACGTAAAACTGATTTTAGGAAGTATTAAGGAACTGTTGGACTCTAAGTGGGACACAAAGAAGTTTAGGAGTGTTTTAGAGGGAAATAGAGAACTCACTGAGCAGTTATGGAAGGACATAATAAAGTTGGAGATTCTACCATATATCTCCAATTCGCCCTTAAGAGATGCCGTAATAATAAATGAGTTAATTGGTAGTAGACTTCTGCCAGGTATAATAGCTAGTAGTATAGTTGCCTCTAGAGGAATAAAGAACAAGGATATACTTGATAAGCTCTTCTCAGGCGAAGTTAAGATAGCACTATCTGACTCTAACTATGTTCCAGCTGCAGATCAAGCAGATCTAATCCTCGTTGATAACACAATAGTGAAGAGAAAAGATGCGGAATTGAAAAGTTTCAACTCCCTAGATAATTCGATGAAAATAAGTGAAGTTAAGCACAATGCTGGTGAAAATGTGCAAGTTAATAACGCTGAGATGTCTATACTTTTTGCATCGCAAATGTTAGGACACGGACAGGAAGTGTTAAACATGGGTGTAAAGTACAGCAAAGAGAGGATAGCTTTCGGTAAGCCTATTGGCTCTTATCAAGCTATTAAACACAGAGTTGTAAATGACGCTGTTGATGTAGAGCTAGTTAGGTCGATAATATTAGAAGCGTCTGATAACATTAAGTATGTATGGTTAGCAAAGGAGTTAGCTAATAAAAAGATACCAAAAGTGATTTTAAGTGGTATTCAAGTACATGGTGGGATTGGCTTTACTGACGATATGGACATACACTTACATTTGAAGAGGAGCCTTACCCTTAGCAAAATTTATAACGGAAAAGTGGACATTTCAGAGTTTCTGCAATCTTTATAA
- a CDS encoding acetyl-CoA acetyltransferase (Catalyzes the synthesis of acetoacetyl coenzyme A from two molecules of acetyl coenzyme A. It can also act as a thiolase, catalyzing the reverse reaction and generating two-carbon units from the four-carbon product of fatty acid oxidation) has product MLQEVYLVDFARTPFTRFTRKEPQKDPFYNLRPEELAGIVINRLIEKNGINPREIEEIVTGCALQVGEQWSFGGRHEVFASRLPYTVPSMAVDRQCASSITTVAIGAMEVATGMADIVLAGGVEKMSKTPMFDNPHIEPNMVFLTDPKYAEYDLTTGYVMGLTAERLAEEAKISREEMDRWSLRSHQMATKAIQEGYFKDEIIPFETEVEGKKITLTTDQSVRPDTSLEKLSQLPPAFRPNGTITAGNSAPLNSGSAYVLLMSKNALKRYGLTPMAKIRSFGFAGVPPAVMGKGPVPSSKKALEKANLNVKDISLWEINEAFAVVVLNAIKELGLDESTVNKRGGAIAIGHPLGATGARIVGTLARQLLIEGKDYGVATLCVGGGQGGAIVVERV; this is encoded by the coding sequence ATGCTACAAGAAGTATATTTGGTAGATTTCGCTAGAACTCCATTCACAAGGTTTACTAGAAAGGAACCCCAAAAAGATCCTTTTTATAATTTAAGACCAGAGGAGTTAGCAGGTATAGTTATAAACAGGTTAATAGAAAAGAACGGGATAAACCCTAGAGAAATAGAGGAGATAGTTACAGGCTGTGCTCTGCAAGTCGGTGAACAGTGGAGCTTCGGAGGAAGACATGAAGTGTTTGCATCGAGATTACCATATACCGTACCATCAATGGCAGTAGATAGGCAGTGTGCTTCCTCAATAACAACTGTTGCAATAGGAGCAATGGAAGTAGCTACAGGTATGGCTGACATCGTATTAGCTGGAGGAGTAGAGAAAATGTCAAAAACTCCCATGTTTGATAACCCACACATAGAGCCTAACATGGTTTTTCTAACTGACCCGAAATACGCTGAGTATGATCTCACAACTGGTTACGTTATGGGTTTGACAGCAGAGAGACTAGCTGAGGAGGCAAAGATATCCAGGGAAGAGATGGACAGATGGTCACTGAGAAGTCATCAGATGGCTACTAAAGCCATCCAAGAGGGCTATTTCAAGGACGAGATAATACCCTTCGAAACTGAAGTAGAAGGAAAGAAAATTACACTGACCACTGACCAGTCTGTGAGACCAGACACAAGTTTAGAGAAGTTATCTCAATTACCTCCAGCATTTAGACCAAATGGTACAATTACAGCAGGCAATTCAGCTCCTCTGAACTCGGGTTCAGCATATGTACTACTCATGTCTAAAAACGCATTAAAGAGGTATGGATTAACACCAATGGCTAAAATTAGAAGTTTCGGATTTGCAGGAGTTCCTCCAGCGGTAATGGGTAAAGGTCCAGTTCCTTCTTCTAAAAAGGCTTTAGAAAAGGCTAACTTGAATGTAAAGGACATATCCCTTTGGGAAATAAATGAAGCTTTCGCTGTAGTAGTACTAAACGCTATCAAGGAATTAGGATTAGATGAAAGTACTGTTAATAAGAGAGGTGGAGCTATAGCCATAGGTCATCCATTAGGTGCAACAGGAGCTAGGATAGTTGGGACTTTAGCTAGGCAATTATTGATTGAAGGAAAAGACTACGGTGTTGCTACGCTCTGTGTAGGGGGAGGACAAGGAGGAGCAATTGTAGTAGAAAGAGTATAA
- a CDS encoding alcohol dehydrogenase, with product MKAVILPGFKQGYKIDKNVQEPKAGKLEVVVKLRKAALCYRDLLQIQGFYPRSKYPLILGHEMVGEIEEVGEGVDGFKKEDLVTSLLYVPDWTCDNCKMGEEIYCNSRQLYAQELDGFFTERILLKANSLVKVPPGVSDEGAVVVPCVAAMIYRGLKRANVKQGDIVLVTGAGGGVGIHALQVAKALGAKVVGVTSEESKAKIVGKFSDYVVVGNKFAEEVRKGFGEPSIVVDNVGGPTLDESMRSLKIGGKIVQVGNIDPSVNFSLRLGYLVLKNVELIGHAGATKKDIVDTLEMVRQNKITPVIGGEVSIEDFDKALEMLKDRKRHGKILIKP from the coding sequence ATGAAAGCTGTAATTCTTCCAGGTTTTAAACAAGGTTATAAAATAGATAAGAACGTACAAGAACCAAAGGCAGGTAAATTAGAAGTGGTGGTAAAGTTAAGGAAAGCTGCACTATGTTATAGAGACCTTCTTCAGATCCAAGGATTTTATCCTCGCTCAAAATACCCTCTTATATTGGGGCATGAGATGGTAGGAGAAATTGAGGAAGTAGGTGAAGGTGTTGATGGATTCAAAAAGGAGGATCTTGTGACCTCACTACTTTACGTTCCAGATTGGACTTGTGATAACTGTAAGATGGGAGAAGAGATATATTGTAACAGCAGGCAACTCTATGCACAGGAGCTTGACGGATTTTTTACAGAGAGAATACTTCTGAAAGCAAACTCCCTTGTTAAAGTCCCTCCGGGAGTTTCAGATGAGGGAGCTGTAGTAGTTCCTTGTGTTGCTGCAATGATTTACAGGGGGCTTAAAAGAGCTAACGTAAAGCAGGGAGATATAGTTTTAGTGACTGGTGCAGGAGGTGGTGTTGGTATTCATGCCCTTCAGGTTGCTAAAGCTTTAGGAGCAAAAGTAGTAGGAGTAACAAGTGAAGAGAGTAAGGCTAAGATCGTTGGAAAATTTTCAGATTACGTGGTAGTGGGGAACAAATTCGCTGAAGAGGTTAGAAAAGGATTTGGAGAACCTTCAATAGTAGTGGACAACGTAGGAGGTCCTACTCTTGATGAGAGTATGAGGTCACTGAAAATAGGTGGTAAGATAGTACAAGTAGGAAATATTGATCCTTCCGTCAATTTCAGTCTAAGATTAGGTTACTTAGTTCTAAAGAATGTTGAGTTAATCGGACATGCTGGGGCTACAAAGAAGGACATAGTGGACACACTGGAGATGGTTAGGCAAAATAAGATTACCCCTGTTATAGGTGGTGAGGTATCAATAGAGGATTTTGATAAGGCTTTAGAGATGTTGAAGGACAGAAAAAGACATGGTAAAATTCTGATAAAGCCTTAA
- a CDS encoding alpha/beta hydrolase, whose product MPLDPTIKKLLESGFVIPIGKVPVDEVRKVFRQISSAAPKMDVRNVEDIKIPGTETMIPARVYYPKTKGPYGILVYLHGGGFVIGDIESYDPLCRAITNACNCVVASIDYRLAPENKFPSAVVDSVDATKWIYENAESLEVKQGVAVGGDSAGGNLSAVVSILTKGKINLKHQVLIYPATGADYTSRSMVEYYDGYFLTREQIEWFGSQYLRSYMDLLDIKFSPILNQDLSGLPPALIITAEYDPLRDQGEAYANKLLMSGIPVTSVRFNNVIHGFVSFFPLIPQGMDAIGLIGATLRRVFYNSF is encoded by the coding sequence ATGCCTTTAGATCCAACCATAAAGAAACTTTTAGAATCTGGTTTTGTAATACCAATAGGTAAGGTACCTGTAGATGAAGTGAGAAAGGTCTTCCGTCAAATATCCTCTGCAGCTCCAAAGATGGATGTGAGAAATGTGGAGGACATAAAGATACCTGGAACAGAAACCATGATTCCCGCTAGAGTCTATTATCCCAAGACTAAGGGACCTTATGGAATACTAGTGTATCTTCATGGTGGAGGTTTTGTTATAGGAGATATTGAATCATATGACCCACTTTGTAGAGCAATAACAAACGCGTGTAATTGCGTTGTAGCGTCTATAGATTACAGACTAGCACCTGAGAATAAATTCCCATCAGCTGTTGTTGACTCTGTGGATGCCACAAAGTGGATTTATGAAAATGCGGAAAGCCTAGAGGTTAAACAAGGTGTTGCAGTTGGCGGAGATAGCGCTGGAGGAAACTTATCTGCTGTAGTATCAATTCTGACAAAAGGTAAAATTAACCTGAAACATCAGGTGTTAATCTACCCAGCTACTGGTGCAGATTACACATCAAGGTCAATGGTAGAGTACTACGATGGGTACTTCCTTACAAGGGAACAAATTGAATGGTTCGGTTCTCAGTACCTAAGATCTTACATGGACTTACTTGACATTAAATTTTCGCCAATACTAAATCAGGATCTCTCTGGACTACCTCCAGCGTTGATAATAACTGCTGAATATGATCCTCTTAGAGATCAAGGAGAGGCTTATGCTAATAAGCTATTAATGTCAGGCATACCTGTTACCAGTGTCAGGTTTAATAACGTAATTCACGGCTTCGTCTCCTTCTTCCCCTTAATACCTCAGGGTATGGACGCAATAGGTCTAATAGGGGCAACACTGAGACGAGTATTCTACAACAGTTTTTGA